The Polyangiaceae bacterium genome includes a region encoding these proteins:
- a CDS encoding helix-turn-helix transcriptional regulator, with the protein MRGDRISVLEAAYHLGDPEPEWLGRVVDSLSSCLDRGSSLVAYGYDFSDPARPRVDPVIDHGMPPGWADAALPAHLAMPHEQRMVMYRSGPCTTTRAVFGKLRERYVVSDRMRAAFGVQDFLVITAANPNDTGCSVLVPAADRVDITRREAQAWAQLAAHVAVGRRLRASIANDVATLSDRGDAVLEPGGELKHAVGSAAEGPAREALRRAARAIDRARSGLRRRDADEAMALWQGLVSGQWTLVDHFDSDGRRFVVAVRNVPETRTSPGLSELERCVLGYVALGHPYKLVAYELGVSVSTVSAAVAAICKKLGVAGRVELAGLLGQRLAG; encoded by the coding sequence GTGAGGGGCGACCGGATCTCAGTCCTAGAGGCGGCCTACCACTTGGGCGATCCCGAGCCCGAGTGGCTCGGGCGCGTGGTGGATTCGCTCAGCTCCTGCCTCGATCGAGGCTCGTCGCTGGTGGCCTATGGCTACGACTTCTCCGATCCCGCGCGACCACGCGTCGACCCGGTGATCGACCACGGCATGCCGCCGGGGTGGGCGGACGCGGCCTTGCCCGCTCACCTGGCGATGCCCCACGAGCAGCGCATGGTCATGTACCGCAGCGGACCCTGCACCACGACGCGGGCCGTGTTCGGCAAGCTGCGCGAGCGCTACGTGGTGTCCGACCGCATGCGTGCCGCCTTCGGAGTGCAGGACTTCCTGGTCATCACCGCCGCGAACCCCAACGACACGGGCTGTTCGGTGCTGGTGCCGGCGGCGGATCGCGTCGACATCACGCGTCGCGAAGCGCAGGCCTGGGCGCAGCTCGCCGCGCACGTCGCCGTCGGCCGTCGCCTACGCGCCAGCATCGCGAACGACGTCGCCACGTTGTCGGACCGCGGTGACGCCGTGCTCGAGCCAGGCGGAGAGCTGAAGCACGCGGTCGGCAGCGCGGCCGAAGGGCCCGCACGCGAAGCGCTGCGCCGTGCCGCGCGCGCCATCGATCGCGCGCGCAGCGGGCTTCGTCGCCGCGACGCCGACGAGGCAATGGCGCTGTGGCAGGGTCTGGTGTCCGGTCAGTGGACTCTGGTGGACCACTTCGACTCGGACGGGCGGCGCTTCGTCGTGGCTGTGCGCAACGTGCCGGAGACGCGTACCTCGCCCGGCCTCTCGGAGCTCGAGCGTTGCGTGCTCGGCTACGTGGCTCTGGGGCACCCCTACAAGCTCGTGGCCTACGAGCTTGGAGTCAGCGTCTCGACCGTTTCCGCCGCCGTTGCCGCCATCTGCAAGAAGCTCGGGGTGGCCGGGCGGGTCGAGCTCGCCGGCTTGCTCGGGCAACGGCTCGCTGGCTAG
- a CDS encoding glycosyltransferase family 39 protein, which yields MASPGLAALAGFAAALAVTLVRARLRRALPRVTPERRRPWRPVDLWQLLCLVGLSLGARLFLLESRPVDNDEPVGLGLASLAEWARASDARLHPPLPALLMTWVGGAGELTHARSVSVLAGVATVALAYAVVRASASSAAAGLAGLWLALMPAALHTSQLARGYALCALGVLAAHACLSRALATGRERWFVAYSLVAAATLCSEYLALPPLLGSALVALASVRRRASLAVGVVGGLGAALTATAFLAPVALPTLWLGVGGGPHAPTGVVRALADVLGLWSGPAAPFNALLALTLIVAGTRRGALGPSEQRALGALLAAVLTLLCASLITAVRARYVLHVVPLFACVTVVSARGLGRLGVVVASFVALGHAALVPAYYAGTASGPELSTGRRTPLTLALLAAHPREPVAVVPEWSIAEASWRLEKAFPGRDAGVDCPAVLCLRGRRTLYGARLESIPRLLEREQHLFVWLRSDAVEEAPACAVVLREAGTTLFTCALAR from the coding sequence GTGGCCTCTCCGGGGCTCGCGGCGCTCGCAGGGTTTGCCGCGGCGCTGGCGGTCACGCTGGTACGGGCTCGGCTCAGGCGCGCGTTGCCGCGGGTGACGCCGGAGCGGCGAAGGCCGTGGCGTCCCGTCGATCTCTGGCAGCTGCTCTGCTTGGTCGGCCTCTCGCTCGGCGCCCGGCTCTTCCTGCTCGAGTCGCGGCCGGTGGACAACGACGAGCCGGTGGGCCTCGGGCTCGCCTCGCTCGCGGAGTGGGCCCGCGCCAGCGACGCGCGCCTGCACCCGCCGCTGCCCGCGCTGCTCATGACCTGGGTCGGGGGCGCCGGGGAGCTCACCCACGCGCGCTCGGTCTCGGTGCTGGCGGGCGTGGCGACGGTGGCGCTCGCCTACGCGGTGGTGCGCGCTTCGGCGAGTAGCGCCGCGGCTGGGCTCGCCGGTCTGTGGCTCGCGCTGATGCCTGCCGCGCTGCACACCTCGCAGCTCGCGCGCGGCTATGCGCTGTGTGCGCTCGGCGTGCTGGCGGCGCACGCGTGCTTGTCGCGAGCCTTGGCCACGGGAAGGGAGCGCTGGTTCGTCGCCTACTCGCTGGTGGCGGCGGCCACTCTGTGCTCGGAGTACCTGGCGCTGCCGCCGCTCCTGGGCAGCGCGCTCGTGGCGCTCGCGAGCGTGCGCCGGCGCGCGTCGCTCGCGGTGGGTGTCGTCGGCGGGCTCGGCGCTGCGCTCACGGCGACCGCGTTCCTGGCTCCGGTGGCGCTGCCGACGCTCTGGCTCGGGGTCGGCGGCGGACCGCACGCGCCGACCGGCGTGGTGCGCGCCCTCGCCGACGTGCTCGGCCTCTGGTCCGGACCGGCGGCGCCGTTCAATGCGCTCCTGGCGCTGACTTTGATCGTGGCCGGGACGCGTCGAGGCGCCCTCGGACCCAGCGAGCAGCGGGCGCTCGGCGCGCTCCTGGCCGCGGTCCTGACCCTGTTGTGCGCGTCGCTCATCACGGCGGTGCGCGCCCGCTACGTGCTGCACGTCGTGCCCCTGTTCGCCTGCGTCACGGTGGTGAGCGCCCGCGGGCTCGGTCGGCTGGGTGTGGTCGTGGCATCGTTCGTCGCGCTCGGGCACGCGGCCCTGGTTCCGGCCTACTACGCCGGCACCGCGAGCGGGCCGGAGCTCTCCACGGGCCGCCGCACGCCGCTGACGCTGGCGCTGCTCGCGGCTCACCCGCGGGAGCCGGTGGCCGTGGTGCCCGAGTGGTCCATCGCGGAGGCGAGCTGGCGGCTCGAGAAGGCCTTCCCGGGGCGCGACGCCGGCGTGGATTGCCCCGCCGTGCTGTGCCTGCGCGGGCGCCGCACGCTCTACGGCGCGCGTCTCGAGTCGATCCCGAGGCTGCTCGAGCGTGAGCAGCACCTGTTCGTCTGGCTGCGCAGCGACGCGGTGGAAGAAGCTCCGGCCTGCGCGGTGGTGCTGCGCGAGGCGGGCACCACGCTCTTCACCTGCGCGCTTGCGAGATGA
- a CDS encoding transglutaminase domain-containing protein — translation MSRRFAKLLLVLLAAIALPAHAAGPVLHTYFDPDPAEDLALHATTADGKLPAAIETPSGVAQAPDPLRAPRNNEQTYGGSSTPSTIDATYRIDRNTSRPDLVSYDDPFIPAVTPFKRLFAYDVVEQSLELGVADKALVKLNVGGSVRSGDDQFYADMNVDLVAETAVRIPSVGPGTRVLSAHTNPPVSFQLQRDGAENWFIRSSESRRVRLVLQLAIGRETFGSPFAADASYASLSRFLPRMPQVIKAAGERVLEKIGISRAMTPAAAVGALVGHFRSFAPSDDRPLSSGAALYEELALSKKGVCRHRAYAFIITAQALGLPTRMIRNEAHAWVEVFDGQLWHRIDLGGAAERLDTERDPSQPMHAPPSDPFTWPEGAESAQDLVQRTMSPSGGSSRTTPAAGADGGAQGDGGVAVVPVPAQAPGAADGGTTPVDDRPASKLGVVLKNGSVKRGEPLAVAGRVESDGDGCRGVRVDFALRSESGKLIPIQSLSAGDDGKYDGAIVVPPNLEVGDYELVVSTPGDARCGAGTGE, via the coding sequence GTGAGCCGTCGCTTCGCGAAGCTCCTCTTGGTGTTGCTCGCCGCCATCGCGTTGCCCGCGCACGCCGCTGGTCCGGTTCTGCACACCTACTTCGACCCCGACCCGGCGGAGGATCTGGCCCTGCACGCGACCACCGCCGACGGCAAGCTCCCGGCGGCCATCGAGACACCCAGCGGCGTGGCCCAGGCACCCGACCCGCTGCGCGCACCGCGCAACAACGAGCAGACCTACGGCGGCAGCTCCACGCCCTCCACCATCGACGCGACCTATCGCATCGATCGCAACACCTCGCGCCCCGACCTGGTCAGCTACGACGATCCGTTCATCCCCGCGGTGACCCCCTTCAAGCGCCTGTTCGCCTACGACGTGGTGGAGCAGTCGCTCGAGCTCGGCGTCGCCGACAAGGCGCTGGTGAAGCTGAACGTCGGGGGCAGCGTGCGCAGCGGCGACGACCAGTTCTACGCCGACATGAACGTGGACCTGGTCGCGGAGACCGCGGTACGCATCCCGAGCGTAGGCCCCGGGACGCGTGTGCTCTCCGCTCACACCAACCCGCCGGTGAGCTTCCAGCTCCAGCGCGACGGCGCGGAGAACTGGTTCATCCGCTCGAGCGAGAGCCGGCGCGTGCGGCTCGTGCTCCAGCTGGCCATCGGACGCGAGACGTTCGGAAGCCCGTTCGCGGCGGACGCCAGCTACGCTTCGCTGTCGCGCTTCCTCCCGCGCATGCCGCAGGTCATCAAGGCCGCAGGCGAGCGGGTGCTGGAGAAGATCGGCATCTCGCGGGCGATGACGCCGGCGGCCGCCGTCGGCGCGCTGGTCGGGCACTTCCGCAGCTTCGCGCCCTCCGACGATCGACCGCTTTCTTCCGGCGCGGCGCTGTACGAGGAGCTGGCGCTGAGCAAGAAGGGTGTGTGCCGGCACCGCGCCTACGCCTTCATCATCACCGCGCAGGCGCTGGGCCTTCCGACGCGCATGATCCGCAACGAAGCCCACGCCTGGGTCGAGGTGTTCGACGGGCAGCTCTGGCACCGCATCGACCTCGGGGGCGCCGCGGAGCGACTCGACACGGAGCGCGATCCGTCGCAGCCCATGCACGCCCCGCCCAGCGACCCCTTCACCTGGCCCGAGGGCGCCGAGAGCGCTCAGGATCTGGTGCAGCGCACGATGTCGCCGAGCGGCGGCTCGAGCCGCACCACTCCGGCTGCCGGCGCCGACGGCGGCGCGCAGGGCGACGGCGGCGTGGCGGTCGTTCCGGTCCCCGCCCAAGCTCCCGGCGCCGCGGACGGCGGCACCACGCCGGTGGACGACCGCCCGGCCTCCAAGCTCGGCGTCGTGTTGAAGAACGGTAGCGTGAAGCGCGGCGAGCCGCTGGCGGTGGCCGGGCGCGTGGAGTCGGACGGCGACGGCTGCCGCGGCGTCCGGGTGGACTTCGCGCTCAGGAGCGAGAGCGGCAAGCTGATCCCGATCCAGTCGCTGTCCGCGGGCGACGACGGAAAATACGACGGTGCCATCGTGGTGCCCCCGAACCTGGAGGTGGGCGACTACGAGCTGGTGGTCTCCACTCCTGGAGACGCGCGCTGCGGCGCAGGGACGGGTGAATGA
- a CDS encoding polyprenol monophosphomannose synthase — protein sequence MNDKAELLGAGALIVTPTYNERYNLPLFVRATLEVAPRAHLLIVDDSSPDGTGQVADELAKSDARIKVLHRPGKLGLGTAYVQAFERGLGEGYQYFFEMDTDLSHDPNYLPAFFQALAEGNDVVIGSRNIPGGGVEGWGLGRHVLSKGGSLYSRMILGVPVKDLTTGYKAFNAKALRTIDLASIRSNGYSFQIETTYRALLRGLRVKEVPIVFVDRRAGESKMSRRIFAEAIMMVWKLRLAALRGEI from the coding sequence ATGAACGACAAGGCCGAGCTGCTCGGTGCCGGCGCGCTGATCGTCACGCCCACGTACAACGAGCGCTACAACCTGCCGCTGTTCGTGCGGGCCACGCTGGAGGTGGCGCCGCGCGCGCACCTCTTGATCGTGGACGACAGCTCGCCCGACGGCACGGGGCAGGTGGCGGACGAGCTGGCCAAGAGCGACGCGCGCATCAAGGTGCTGCACCGGCCGGGCAAGCTGGGGCTCGGCACGGCCTACGTGCAGGCCTTCGAACGCGGGCTCGGCGAGGGCTACCAGTACTTCTTCGAGATGGACACGGATCTGTCGCACGACCCGAACTACCTGCCGGCGTTCTTCCAGGCGCTCGCGGAGGGCAACGACGTCGTGATCGGCTCGCGGAACATCCCCGGCGGCGGCGTGGAGGGGTGGGGGCTCGGACGCCACGTGCTCTCGAAGGGCGGCTCGCTCTACTCCCGCATGATCCTGGGCGTGCCGGTGAAGGATCTGACCACCGGCTACAAGGCCTTCAACGCCAAGGCGCTCCGCACCATCGACCTCGCCAGCATCCGCTCGAACGGCTACTCCTTCCAGATCGAGACCACGTATCGTGCCCTGCTCCGAGGCCTGCGCGTCAAAGAGGTGCCGATCGTGTTCGTGGATCGCCGTGCCGGGGAGAGCAAGATGAGCCGCCGCATCTTCGCCGAGGCCATCATGATGGTCTGGAAGCTCAGGTTGGCCGCCCTGCGCGGCGAGATCTGA
- a CDS encoding HAD-IIIA family hydrolase yields the protein MPGKKGAIIDRDATLIDVVRDEDSGAISVAFHPSQLKLLPGVLEGLRVLGDAGYVLCVASNQPAPAKGQFSAAAVERTNRALVELLEREGLAIAAFEVCMHHPEGGPGGDPALAVACDCRKPAPGLLLRAIQHAGLDPAQTWMIGDAPSDVQAARAAGVRAALVFPLNRCELCPLKGGPSVSPDLVAARFDEIARAIVKAG from the coding sequence ATGCCGGGAAAGAAGGGCGCCATCATCGATCGCGACGCCACGTTGATCGACGTGGTGCGCGACGAAGACAGCGGCGCCATCAGCGTGGCCTTCCACCCGAGCCAGCTGAAGCTCCTGCCGGGCGTGCTCGAGGGCCTCCGCGTCCTCGGTGACGCCGGCTACGTGCTGTGCGTCGCCTCGAACCAGCCGGCCCCGGCCAAAGGGCAGTTCTCTGCCGCGGCGGTGGAGCGCACCAACCGCGCGCTGGTCGAGCTCCTCGAGCGCGAGGGCCTCGCGATCGCCGCTTTCGAGGTGTGTATGCACCACCCGGAAGGCGGCCCGGGCGGCGATCCGGCGCTGGCGGTGGCGTGTGACTGCCGCAAGCCCGCGCCGGGGCTCTTGCTCCGCGCCATCCAGCACGCCGGGCTCGATCCCGCGCAGACCTGGATGATCGGCGACGCCCCGAGCGACGTGCAGGCCGCCCGCGCCGCCGGCGTCCGGGCGGCGCTCGTCTTCCCGCTGAACCGCTGCGAGCTCTGCCCGCTCAAGGGCGGGCCGAGCGTCTCGCCCGATCTGGTCGCCGCGCGCTTCGACGAGATCGCGCGCGCCATCGTCAAAGCGGGCTGA
- a CDS encoding helix-turn-helix transcriptional regulator: MRFALGGRDVAVLSFPTDQLRIPETLSPAERDVTLALLHGATNAEIAERRGVAVRTVANQVASIFRKLGVSSRTELAAKLGSARKKR; the protein is encoded by the coding sequence GTGCGCTTCGCGCTCGGCGGTCGCGACGTCGCGGTGTTGAGCTTTCCAACCGACCAGCTCCGAATTCCCGAAACGCTCAGCCCGGCGGAGCGCGACGTGACGCTCGCGCTGCTGCACGGGGCAACCAACGCCGAGATCGCCGAACGACGCGGCGTCGCCGTGCGCACCGTCGCCAATCAGGTCGCGTCCATTTTCAGGAAGCTGGGAGTGTCCAGCCGCACCGAGCTGGCAGCCAAGCTCGGATCGGCGCGGAAGAAGCGCTAG
- a CDS encoding class I SAM-dependent methyltransferase, whose translation MRPTRPIPLDLDATEYSYVERPNSVLVDLVSRHVIAGRVGARILDIGCGAGANARELKAKHPSVFISGVEPNARAAELSRAVMDEVFVGLADAWLARGETRAFDGVILSDVVEHTPDPVGFLRELSRAPSLGDARLVISVPNYAVWYNRLRTLAGRFDYAWSGLYDRTHLRFFTRRSLAGLLRYCDLRVVEERCTPSLVQSAAPVLRRLFEKDVAAGAHLTLAESPAFRAYRRFVEPAEAAVCGVWPELLGFQLVCVAERA comes from the coding sequence ATGCGCCCCACGCGGCCGATCCCACTGGACCTCGACGCCACCGAGTACTCCTACGTGGAGCGCCCGAACAGCGTGCTCGTGGACCTGGTGTCGCGCCACGTGATCGCCGGACGCGTCGGCGCGCGCATCCTGGACATCGGCTGCGGCGCCGGCGCCAACGCCCGCGAGCTCAAGGCGAAGCACCCGAGCGTGTTCATCTCCGGCGTCGAGCCCAACGCCCGCGCCGCGGAGCTCAGCCGCGCGGTCATGGACGAGGTCTTCGTGGGCCTCGCCGACGCCTGGCTCGCGCGCGGGGAGACGCGCGCGTTCGACGGCGTCATCCTCTCCGACGTCGTCGAGCACACGCCAGATCCGGTGGGTTTCCTCCGCGAGCTGTCCCGGGCGCCGAGCCTTGGCGACGCGCGCCTGGTGATCTCGGTGCCGAACTACGCGGTCTGGTACAACCGGTTGCGCACGCTGGCGGGCCGCTTCGACTACGCCTGGTCGGGGCTCTACGATCGCACGCACCTGCGCTTCTTCACCCGGCGCTCGCTGGCGGGCCTGCTCCGGTACTGCGATCTTCGCGTGGTGGAGGAGCGCTGCACGCCTTCGCTGGTGCAGTCCGCCGCGCCGGTCTTGCGCAGGCTGTTCGAGAAGGACGTCGCAGCCGGCGCTCACCTCACGCTGGCGGAGTCACCGGCGTTCCGCGCCTATCGCCGCTTCGTCGAGCCGGCGGAGGCCGCGGTGTGCGGCGTGTGGCCGGAGCTCCTGGGCTTTCAGCTGGTGTGCGTCGCGGAGCGAGCGTGA
- a CDS encoding chemotaxis protein, producing MNGLSQRQLLGVGLPLIAGIVAAFLRQDIAAFALAIGGAGAVGAWLAASGGAPSGLLDGVVSAVRRLRDGKRPELPAGADPAVKSLYDELIELHESVNELQAREEERINAVDEASRAVSDALRSLTEGVAGQIDASEDTARTIKESASSLREIAQHVEVLAASAEESSSSILEMTATNEEVASNIVELASSVRESVSSIEEMAFSIKEVAKNVDALSLTAEETSSSMNEMDVSIDQVQSNANETARLSEEVAQDAERGAEAILKTIGEIYRIKESSQEAVAVISNLGSRIDAIGQILNVIDDVAEQTNLLALNAAIIAAQAGEHGKGFAVVADEIKDLAERAGASTKEIADLIKTIQSESRNAIQAVERGAQNVDRGVEVSNEAERALKKILESSQKSTNMVRAIARATVEQAKGSKQVTDAIGRIAETVQQIAAATAQQARGSELVIKSSDKMRSIAQQVERSSQEQARGGRQITQAIESISHMVNQINSSHRSQTRGTEHALVSASRLEDTARRQDAALRDLITNTEKLKKALS from the coding sequence ATGAACGGTCTGTCCCAACGTCAGCTTCTGGGTGTGGGGCTTCCCCTGATTGCCGGGATCGTCGCGGCGTTTCTGCGCCAGGACATCGCGGCCTTCGCCCTCGCCATCGGCGGGGCCGGCGCGGTGGGCGCCTGGCTCGCGGCCTCGGGCGGCGCGCCGAGCGGCTTGCTCGACGGGGTGGTGTCCGCGGTGCGGCGGCTGCGCGACGGCAAGCGGCCGGAGCTGCCGGCGGGCGCCGATCCCGCGGTGAAATCCCTGTACGACGAGCTGATCGAGCTGCACGAGAGCGTGAACGAGCTGCAGGCCCGGGAGGAAGAGCGCATCAACGCGGTGGACGAGGCGTCGCGCGCCGTCTCGGACGCGCTGCGCAGCTTGACCGAAGGCGTCGCGGGGCAGATCGACGCCAGCGAGGACACCGCCCGGACCATCAAGGAGTCGGCCTCGTCGCTGCGCGAGATCGCGCAGCACGTCGAGGTCCTGGCGGCGAGCGCCGAGGAGTCCAGCTCTTCGATCTTGGAGATGACGGCGACCAACGAGGAGGTCGCCTCGAACATCGTCGAGCTCGCCTCCAGCGTGCGCGAGAGCGTCAGCAGCATCGAGGAGATGGCCTTCTCGATCAAGGAGGTCGCGAAGAACGTCGACGCGCTGTCGCTGACCGCCGAAGAGACCAGCTCAAGCATGAACGAGATGGACGTCTCCATCGATCAGGTCCAGTCGAACGCCAACGAGACGGCGCGCCTGAGCGAGGAGGTGGCGCAGGACGCTGAGCGCGGCGCCGAGGCCATTCTGAAGACCATCGGCGAGATTTATCGCATCAAGGAGAGCAGCCAGGAGGCGGTGGCGGTGATCTCCAACCTGGGCTCGCGCATCGACGCCATCGGGCAGATCCTCAACGTCATCGACGACGTGGCGGAGCAGACCAACCTCTTGGCGCTGAACGCCGCCATCATCGCCGCTCAGGCCGGCGAGCACGGCAAGGGCTTCGCCGTGGTGGCCGACGAGATCAAGGACTTGGCGGAGCGCGCCGGCGCCAGCACCAAGGAAATCGCGGATCTCATCAAGACCATCCAGTCCGAGAGCCGCAACGCCATCCAGGCGGTGGAGCGCGGCGCTCAGAACGTCGATCGCGGCGTCGAGGTCTCGAACGAAGCGGAGCGCGCGCTCAAGAAGATCCTGGAGAGCTCGCAGAAGAGCACCAACATGGTGCGCGCCATCGCCCGCGCCACGGTGGAGCAGGCCAAGGGCAGCAAGCAGGTGACGGACGCGATCGGGCGCATCGCCGAGACCGTGCAGCAGATCGCCGCGGCTACCGCCCAGCAGGCGCGCGGCTCGGAGCTGGTGATCAAGAGCAGCGACAAGATGCGCTCCATCGCCCAGCAGGTCGAGCGCTCGAGCCAGGAGCAGGCGCGTGGCGGACGCCAGATCACCCAGGCCATCGAGAGCATCAGCCACATGGTCAACCAGATCAACTCGTCGCACCGCTCGCAGACGCGGGGGACGGAGCACGCTTTGGTCTCGGCGTCGCGGCTCGAGGACACGGCGCGGCGCCAGGACGCGGCGCTGCGCGATCTCATCACCAACACCGAGAAGCTGAAGAAAGCGCTGTCCTGA
- a CDS encoding VWA domain-containing protein, with translation MSELVVPFLYELRARRLPVGAQEAVQLARALALGLHENSLDGFYYVSRALMVHRESDLDKFDEAFLSHFKGVVFETTSFLKELEDWLKDPKILQGLTEEQKAALEELDIDELRELLEQRLREQKERHEGGNRWIGTGGTSPFGTGGHHPTGISMRSGSGGRGGRSAMGMADARRYRPYRSDLVLDVRQIEVALRKLRSFTREGAVDELDLDGTIDATAKNGGELEIVTRPPRRSNVRVLLLMDVGGSMDPFAHTCSQLFSAAKRASNFRELRTYYFHNTIYGRVYSTDGLMDPIEVPRLVDQLNARWKVIFVGDAAMAPGELLGTGPWGSPAGGQTLSGLDWLMYIQERFERTVWLNPDPPQYWSGGTAKGISELFSMHHLTLEGLTEAMAHLSKAAARRGLA, from the coding sequence ATGAGCGAGCTCGTCGTCCCGTTCCTGTACGAGCTGCGCGCGCGGCGCCTGCCGGTCGGCGCGCAAGAAGCTGTGCAGCTCGCCCGAGCGCTGGCGCTGGGTCTGCACGAGAACAGCCTGGACGGCTTCTACTACGTGTCGCGCGCGCTGATGGTGCACCGCGAGAGCGACCTCGACAAGTTCGACGAAGCCTTCCTCTCCCACTTCAAAGGCGTGGTGTTCGAGACCACCAGCTTCTTGAAGGAGCTGGAGGACTGGCTGAAAGACCCGAAGATCCTCCAGGGTCTCACCGAAGAGCAGAAGGCCGCGCTCGAGGAGCTCGACATCGACGAGCTGCGCGAGCTGCTCGAGCAGCGGCTGCGCGAGCAGAAGGAGCGCCACGAGGGCGGCAATCGCTGGATCGGCACCGGCGGCACCAGCCCCTTCGGCACCGGCGGCCACCACCCGACCGGCATCAGCATGCGCTCGGGCTCCGGCGGGCGCGGCGGGCGCAGCGCCATGGGCATGGCGGACGCGCGACGCTATCGCCCGTACCGCTCCGACTTGGTGCTGGACGTGCGGCAGATCGAGGTCGCGCTGCGCAAGCTGCGCTCGTTCACCCGCGAGGGCGCGGTGGACGAGCTGGATCTCGACGGCACTATCGACGCCACCGCCAAGAACGGCGGCGAGCTCGAGATCGTCACCCGCCCGCCCCGGCGCAGCAACGTGCGCGTCCTGTTGCTCATGGACGTGGGCGGCTCCATGGACCCCTTCGCGCACACCTGCTCGCAGCTGTTCAGCGCGGCGAAGCGCGCCTCGAACTTCCGCGAGCTCCGCACCTATTACTTCCACAACACCATCTACGGGCGCGTGTACTCGACGGACGGCCTGATGGACCCCATCGAGGTGCCGCGTCTCGTCGATCAGCTGAACGCGCGCTGGAAGGTGATCTTCGTGGGCGACGCGGCGATGGCACCGGGCGAGCTCCTGGGCACCGGTCCCTGGGGCTCACCCGCGGGCGGGCAGACCCTGTCCGGGCTCGACTGGCTGATGTACATCCAGGAGCGCTTCGAGCGCACGGTCTGGCTCAACCCCGATCCTCCGCAGTACTGGAGCGGCGGCACGGCCAAGGGCATCTCCGAGCTCTTCTCCATGCACCACCTGACGCTCGAGGGCCTGACCGAGGCGATGGCGCACCTGTCGAAGGCCGCCGCGCGGCGCGGCCTCGCGTAG
- a CDS encoding transaldolase, translating to MALFLDSSDPKETAEIFSWGVVSGVTTNPLIISREAPDADLKERILEVVAASQGHVSVELTTETEREMLEEALAYWDWDRKRICVKVPFSETGLKVLKQLTDRQVPTNVTCMMSFNQAYLAALAGATYVSIFSGRVKDMGYDVRPIVRETRAILDREGIGSKIIVGSVRHMADVNEALMDGAHIVTVPPPILRKMLWNPRTESTIREFNDAWANRKKK from the coding sequence ATGGCGCTTTTCTTGGACAGCTCGGATCCGAAAGAGACCGCTGAGATCTTCTCCTGGGGCGTCGTGTCGGGCGTCACGACCAACCCGCTGATCATCAGCCGCGAGGCGCCCGACGCGGACCTGAAGGAACGCATCCTGGAGGTGGTCGCTGCCTCGCAGGGTCACGTCTCGGTCGAGCTCACTACGGAGACGGAGCGCGAGATGCTGGAGGAAGCGCTCGCCTACTGGGACTGGGACCGGAAGCGCATCTGCGTGAAGGTGCCGTTCAGCGAGACCGGCCTCAAGGTGCTGAAGCAGCTCACGGACAGGCAGGTGCCGACCAACGTCACCTGCATGATGAGCTTCAACCAAGCGTACCTCGCCGCCCTCGCGGGAGCGACGTACGTCAGCATCTTCAGCGGACGCGTCAAGGACATGGGCTACGACGTGCGCCCCATCGTGCGCGAGACGCGCGCCATCCTGGACCGCGAGGGAATCGGCTCGAAGATCATCGTCGGCAGCGTGCGCCACATGGCGGACGTGAACGAGGCGCTGATGGACGGCGCGCACATCGTCACCGTGCCACCGCCCATCCTGCGCAAGATGCTGTGGAACCCGCGTACGGAGAGCACGATCCGCGAGTTCAACGACGCCTGGGCCAACCGCAAGAAGAAGTGA
- a CDS encoding helix-turn-helix transcriptional regulator, with the protein MVRVPQPGNGPGGGSLGDVALAADRASSDADTEACDKAWRDLVSGRLRIIQRFDKDGRRYVVARRSKGTKLRGVQLTERELSVVERRVRGAPLKDIAAALGVSISTVAKSLKRALGKLGLENQAELIAVLGASRGTMPKK; encoded by the coding sequence ATGGTGCGCGTTCCGCAGCCCGGTAACGGGCCTGGGGGAGGATCGCTCGGAGATGTAGCGCTGGCTGCGGATCGTGCGAGCTCGGATGCCGACACCGAGGCCTGCGACAAAGCTTGGCGCGACCTGGTGTCGGGCCGGCTGCGGATCATCCAGCGTTTCGACAAGGACGGCCGCAGGTACGTCGTGGCTCGTCGCAGCAAGGGCACGAAGCTCCGGGGAGTCCAGCTCACCGAGCGGGAGCTGTCGGTGGTCGAGCGCCGCGTGCGGGGCGCCCCCTTGAAGGACATCGCCGCCGCGCTGGGCGTCAGCATCTCGACGGTCGCCAAGTCGCTCAAGCGGGCCCTCGGCAAGCTGGGCCTCGAGAACCAGGCGGAGCTGATCGCCGTGCTCGGGGCGAGCCGGGGCACGATGCCGAAGAAATGA